A DNA window from Falco peregrinus isolate bFalPer1 chromosome 8, bFalPer1.pri, whole genome shotgun sequence contains the following coding sequences:
- the LOC101924061 gene encoding aryl hydrocarbon receptor isoform X3, with amino-acid sequence MGLLPFPEDVRTRLDKLSILRLTVGYLKVKSYLMATATNTGDRMLDQPRGPGGNSWTDPQVDRELFPEGELLLQALNGFVIAVTGDGYIFYISPTVQDYLGFHQSDLIYQSVYELIHTDDRAAFRHQLHRAPVPGSTQPADDDASPSEQPLLAGCSAVSSPQHLHPEKPSFVERSFTCRFRCLLDNSSGFLALNFRGRLKFLLGQQKSALDKSPLALFAVATLLQPLSILELRTKMLIFQTKHKLDFTPVACDSRGKVVLGYTETELCRRGSGYQFVHVADMMHCAENHVRMMKTGESGLTVFRLLTKKGGWVWVQANARLVYKAGKPDCIIARQRALSNEEGEEHLRKRNLQLPFSFATGEAVLYGNDLPEFLDSFQAKEELQTQANSHSKQRSVDPNSLLGAMMKQDASIYISHTDVPQFSLPDVIAEPTGLSQNEEAGDAREHSDSLLVVIETLFEKSKVNGNICQTLQSLNVDNAELQRWEEALLSLGAEEPPAQEGGERLATEVVPYEEQMLLSEDAGKSMDFPHCRASLCDEENSAAAHFQHCRAMNSAFQGPPQPQAPGAQGQDAVVSLVSITSEVSTAQPEQQVLFHSARLMGGTVLDVLVSSSKSSVALQLANPGQVLQAEVATSAPVDNTIPNDQSQPGCKLVGSSCPPPLHSNTLVTQWHSVLVQANPANALGQSASPGCCPPEAWMAVAPKQLEVSGTHMGSQTLLAGSPESSLGAGLWLLPSQPAPCPAQGLHESLFSGAGDLCDEEAVLPARASAPLGVSQLSGDGGIPKQPLIPHLEPSISWAGEQAALREDKRLTQRQPWLLQAGAAPQRCSGAGSVQHSGLLLGSNTGPSTHQLDHIVLPECQYRSSLFESSFLRDAAKISLPQQLGALPCLSESHRGASCSSPGSVLRCPAALPAKVGAEALPSSERGPGFPSASFAGGQPRCACEVQPKVRCEGCRT; translated from the exons GCACTCAATGGATTTGTCATCGCCGTGACAGGAGATGGCTACATCTTCTACATCTCCCCTACTGTGCAGGACTACCTGGGCTTTCATCAG TCGGATCTCATCTACCAGAGCGTGTATGAGCTGATCCATACGGACGACAGAGCTGCCTTCCGCCACCAGCTGCACAGAGCCCCGGtgcctggcagcacccagcctgctGATGATGATG cctctcccagcgAGCAGCCGCTGCTGGCTGGATGCAGCGCTGTGtccagcccccagcacctccaTCCTGAGAAGCCCTCCTTTGTGGAGAGGAGCTTCACCTGCCGCTTCCGCTGCTTGCTGGATAACTCCTCGGGATTTCTG GCCTTGAATTTCCGCGGGCGCTTGAAATTCCTTCTGGGGCAGCAGAAGTCAGCATTGGACAAGTCACCGCTTGCTCTCTTCGCCGTCGCGACTCTCCTCCAGCCGCTCTCCATCCTGGAGCTTCGGACCAAGATGCTGATCTTCCAGACAAAGCACAAGCTGGACTTCACTCCCGTGGCCTGTGATTCCCG GGGGAAGGTTGTCCTGGGGTACACGGAAACGGAGCTGTGCAGGAGGGGGTCCGGGTACCAGTTTGTGCACGTGGCTGACATGATGCACTGTGCGGAGAACCACGTGAGAA tgaTGAAGACAGGGGAGAGCGGGCTGACGGTTTTCCGGCTGCTGACCAAGAAAGGTGGCTGGGTGTGGGTGCAGGCCAATGCCCGGCTGGTGTACAAAGCAGGCAAACCCGACTGCATCATTGCCCGGCAGCGAGCCCTGTC GAATGAAGAAGGGGAGGAACATCTGCGGAAGAGaaacctgcagctgccttttaGCTTTGCCACGGGGGAAGCAGTCTTGTACGGGAATGACCTTCCCGAATTCCTGGACTCCTTCCAGGCTAAGGAGGAGTTGCAGACACAAGCAAACTCGCACTCAAAGCAGCGCTCAGTAGACCCCAACTCTCTTCTTGGGGCCATGATGAAGCAAGATGCATCCATATACATCTCCCACACTGATGTGCCTCAGTTCTCCTTGCCAGATGTCATTGCTGAGCCCACTGGACTGAGCCAGAATGAGGAAGCTGGTGATGCCAGAGAGCACAGCGACTCCCTCCTGGTTGTTATAGAAACACTCTTTGAGAAGAGCAAGGTGAATGGAAACATCTGCCAGACCCTCCAGAGCCTCAACGTGGACAATGCAGAACTGCAGCGCTGGGAGGAGGCTCTGCTCAGCTTGGGTGCAGAGGAGCCGCCAGCTCAGGAGGGTGGCGAGAGGCTGGCCACCGAGGTGGTGCCCTATGAGGAGCAGATGCTCCTCAGTGAGGATGCTGGGAAGAGCATGGACTTCCCGCACTGCCGTGCATCACTCTGCGATGAGGAAAACAGTGCTGCGGCTCATTTCCAGCACTGCCGGGCAATGAATTCAGCTTTTcaaggcccaccacagccccaggcacctgGTGCACAAGGCCAAGATGCTGTGGTCTCTCTAGTCTCCATTACATCTGAGgtcagcactgctcagccagAACAGCAGGTCCTGTTTCACTCAGCCAGGCTGATGGGGGGAACTGTTCTGGATGTCCTGGTCTCCAGCAGCAAGTCCTCTGTAGCACTTCAGCTGGCAAACCCGGGACAAGTGCTTCAGGCAGAGGTTGCTACCTCTGCTCCTGTAGATAACACTATTCCTAATGATCAGAGCCAGCCCGGGTGCAAGCTGGTGGGCTCAAGCTGCCCACCTCCGTTGCACTCAAACACGCTGGTGACTCAGTGGCACAGTGTCCTGGTCCAGGCAAACCCAGCTAATGCTTTGGGCCAGAGTGCTTCTCCTGGATGTTGCCCACCAGAGGCCTGGATGGCCGTAGCTCCGAAGCAGCTGGAAGTGTCAGGAACGCACATGGGTTCACAAActctgctggctggcagccccGAGAGCTCCCtgggggctgggctgtggtTACTGCCCTCCCAGCCTGCTCCTTGCCCTGCACAGGGCTTGCATGAATCCTTGTtctctggggctggggacctCTGTGATGAGGAGGCTGTTCTCCCTGCACGAGCATCAGCACCCTTAGGAGTCAGCCAGCTGTCAGGGGATGGTGGCATCCCCAAACAGCCGCTCATACCCCACCTAGAGCCCAGCATTTCctgggcaggggagcaggcagcgcTCCGAGAGGACAAGCGGCTCACGCAGCGCCAGCcgtggctgctgcaggctggggcagctcctcAGAGATGCAGCGGGGCAGGTTCAGTGCAACACAGCGGGCTCCTGCTGGGGTCCAACACGGgtcccagcacccaccagctgGACCACATTGTGCTGCCTGAGTGCCAGTATAGAAGTAGCCTTTTTGAGAGCAGCTTTCTTAGGGATGCTGCTAAAATatcccttccccagcagctgggtgctTTGCCTTGCCTCAGTGAGAGCCACCGTGGAGCATCATGTTCCTCACCAGGCTCAGTTTTGAGGtgcccagcagctctccctgcaaAGGTGGGTGCAGAAGCACTGCCCTCCTCTGAGCGGGGCCCTGGCTTCCCATCAGCATCCTTTGCCGGCGGGCAGCCACGCTGCGCCTGCGAGGTCCAGCCCAAGGTGAGGTGTGAGGGCTGCAGGACCTGA
- the LOC101924061 gene encoding aryl hydrocarbon receptor isoform X4 yields the protein MATSSTSPLLCRTTWAFISSLGSSWADAPSQNSCQSGTGLLKSDLIYQSVYELIHTDDRAAFRHQLHRAPVPGSTQPADDDASPSEQPLLAGCSAVSSPQHLHPEKPSFVERSFTCRFRCLLDNSSGFLALNFRGRLKFLLGQQKSALDKSPLALFAVATLLQPLSILELRTKMLIFQTKHKLDFTPVACDSRGKVVLGYTETELCRRGSGYQFVHVADMMHCAENHVRMMKTGESGLTVFRLLTKKGGWVWVQANARLVYKAGKPDCIIARQRALSNEEGEEHLRKRNLQLPFSFATGEAVLYGNDLPEFLDSFQAKEELQTQANSHSKQRSVDPNSLLGAMMKQDASIYISHTDVPQFSLPDVIAEPTGLSQNEEAGDAREHSDSLLVVIETLFEKSKVNGNICQTLQSLNVDNAELQRWEEALLSLGAEEPPAQEGGERLATEVVPYEEQMLLSEDAGKSMDFPHCRASLCDEENSAAAHFQHCRAMNSAFQGPPQPQAPGAQGQDAVVSLVSITSEVSTAQPEQQVLFHSARLMGGTVLDVLVSSSKSSVALQLANPGQVLQAEVATSAPVDNTIPNDQSQPGCKLVGSSCPPPLHSNTLVTQWHSVLVQANPANALGQSASPGCCPPEAWMAVAPKQLEVSGTHMGSQTLLAGSPESSLGAGLWLLPSQPAPCPAQGLHESLFSGAGDLCDEEAVLPARASAPLGVSQLSGDGGIPKQPLIPHLEPSISWAGEQAALREDKRLTQRQPWLLQAGAAPQRCSGAGSVQHSGLLLGSNTGPSTHQLDHIVLPECQYRSSLFESSFLRDAAKISLPQQLGALPCLSESHRGASCSSPGSVLRCPAALPAKVGAEALPSSERGPGFPSASFAGGQPRCACEVQPKVRCEGCRT from the exons ATGGCTACATCTTCTACATCTCCCCTACTGTGCAGGACTACCTGGGCTTTCATCAG CTCACTGGGATCCTCGTGGGCTGATGCCCCAAGTCAAAACAGCTGTCAGTCAGGGACCGGTCTTCTCAAG TCGGATCTCATCTACCAGAGCGTGTATGAGCTGATCCATACGGACGACAGAGCTGCCTTCCGCCACCAGCTGCACAGAGCCCCGGtgcctggcagcacccagcctgctGATGATGATG cctctcccagcgAGCAGCCGCTGCTGGCTGGATGCAGCGCTGTGtccagcccccagcacctccaTCCTGAGAAGCCCTCCTTTGTGGAGAGGAGCTTCACCTGCCGCTTCCGCTGCTTGCTGGATAACTCCTCGGGATTTCTG GCCTTGAATTTCCGCGGGCGCTTGAAATTCCTTCTGGGGCAGCAGAAGTCAGCATTGGACAAGTCACCGCTTGCTCTCTTCGCCGTCGCGACTCTCCTCCAGCCGCTCTCCATCCTGGAGCTTCGGACCAAGATGCTGATCTTCCAGACAAAGCACAAGCTGGACTTCACTCCCGTGGCCTGTGATTCCCG GGGGAAGGTTGTCCTGGGGTACACGGAAACGGAGCTGTGCAGGAGGGGGTCCGGGTACCAGTTTGTGCACGTGGCTGACATGATGCACTGTGCGGAGAACCACGTGAGAA tgaTGAAGACAGGGGAGAGCGGGCTGACGGTTTTCCGGCTGCTGACCAAGAAAGGTGGCTGGGTGTGGGTGCAGGCCAATGCCCGGCTGGTGTACAAAGCAGGCAAACCCGACTGCATCATTGCCCGGCAGCGAGCCCTGTC GAATGAAGAAGGGGAGGAACATCTGCGGAAGAGaaacctgcagctgccttttaGCTTTGCCACGGGGGAAGCAGTCTTGTACGGGAATGACCTTCCCGAATTCCTGGACTCCTTCCAGGCTAAGGAGGAGTTGCAGACACAAGCAAACTCGCACTCAAAGCAGCGCTCAGTAGACCCCAACTCTCTTCTTGGGGCCATGATGAAGCAAGATGCATCCATATACATCTCCCACACTGATGTGCCTCAGTTCTCCTTGCCAGATGTCATTGCTGAGCCCACTGGACTGAGCCAGAATGAGGAAGCTGGTGATGCCAGAGAGCACAGCGACTCCCTCCTGGTTGTTATAGAAACACTCTTTGAGAAGAGCAAGGTGAATGGAAACATCTGCCAGACCCTCCAGAGCCTCAACGTGGACAATGCAGAACTGCAGCGCTGGGAGGAGGCTCTGCTCAGCTTGGGTGCAGAGGAGCCGCCAGCTCAGGAGGGTGGCGAGAGGCTGGCCACCGAGGTGGTGCCCTATGAGGAGCAGATGCTCCTCAGTGAGGATGCTGGGAAGAGCATGGACTTCCCGCACTGCCGTGCATCACTCTGCGATGAGGAAAACAGTGCTGCGGCTCATTTCCAGCACTGCCGGGCAATGAATTCAGCTTTTcaaggcccaccacagccccaggcacctgGTGCACAAGGCCAAGATGCTGTGGTCTCTCTAGTCTCCATTACATCTGAGgtcagcactgctcagccagAACAGCAGGTCCTGTTTCACTCAGCCAGGCTGATGGGGGGAACTGTTCTGGATGTCCTGGTCTCCAGCAGCAAGTCCTCTGTAGCACTTCAGCTGGCAAACCCGGGACAAGTGCTTCAGGCAGAGGTTGCTACCTCTGCTCCTGTAGATAACACTATTCCTAATGATCAGAGCCAGCCCGGGTGCAAGCTGGTGGGCTCAAGCTGCCCACCTCCGTTGCACTCAAACACGCTGGTGACTCAGTGGCACAGTGTCCTGGTCCAGGCAAACCCAGCTAATGCTTTGGGCCAGAGTGCTTCTCCTGGATGTTGCCCACCAGAGGCCTGGATGGCCGTAGCTCCGAAGCAGCTGGAAGTGTCAGGAACGCACATGGGTTCACAAActctgctggctggcagccccGAGAGCTCCCtgggggctgggctgtggtTACTGCCCTCCCAGCCTGCTCCTTGCCCTGCACAGGGCTTGCATGAATCCTTGTtctctggggctggggacctCTGTGATGAGGAGGCTGTTCTCCCTGCACGAGCATCAGCACCCTTAGGAGTCAGCCAGCTGTCAGGGGATGGTGGCATCCCCAAACAGCCGCTCATACCCCACCTAGAGCCCAGCATTTCctgggcaggggagcaggcagcgcTCCGAGAGGACAAGCGGCTCACGCAGCGCCAGCcgtggctgctgcaggctggggcagctcctcAGAGATGCAGCGGGGCAGGTTCAGTGCAACACAGCGGGCTCCTGCTGGGGTCCAACACGGgtcccagcacccaccagctgGACCACATTGTGCTGCCTGAGTGCCAGTATAGAAGTAGCCTTTTTGAGAGCAGCTTTCTTAGGGATGCTGCTAAAATatcccttccccagcagctgggtgctTTGCCTTGCCTCAGTGAGAGCCACCGTGGAGCATCATGTTCCTCACCAGGCTCAGTTTTGAGGtgcccagcagctctccctgcaaAGGTGGGTGCAGAAGCACTGCCCTCCTCTGAGCGGGGCCCTGGCTTCCCATCAGCATCCTTTGCCGGCGGGCAGCCACGCTGCGCCTGCGAGGTCCAGCCCAAGGTGAGGTGTGAGGGCTGCAGGACCTGA